GCCGATTACGACGATTTCGAATTCTTGGCCCGCAAGGGAGGGTCGTGCATCAGCCCGCATCAACTCCTAGAGTAACTGGGCGCACAGATTTTGGGCAGACTCATTCGCGGTGCGTCGCTGGGATCCCGGTCTTCGATTTTGCATTGCCTCCGCTGTCATTTAGATTATTTCCGATGGCGAGTACAGGCGACCGTTTTGAGGAAGCAGTTTCCATCATGGCGCGTTTGCGCGCTCCCGGGGGCTGTCCGTGGGACCGCGAGCAAACCTTCGATTCCATCAAGCCCTACACGCTGGAAGAGGCGTACGAGGTCCTTGAGGCGATCGACAACCGCGACTGGGACGAACTCAAAGGCGAGCTGGGTGATCTCCTGCTCCAGGTGTTGTTCTATGCGCAGATGGCAGCGGAAGAGGGCCGATTTTCCATTGACGATGTGCTGGACCGGTTATCGGACAAGCTGGTAAGCCGCCATCCACACGTATTCGGCGATGTGAAAGCGGAAACCTCGGCTGACGTATTGCGCAACTGGGAAGCGTTAAAGGCGGAAGAGAAGAAAAAGCGGCTGGATGCGGGAGGAGGGAAGAACGCCCAGGCAGAATCGAAGCCGGATTCCGTCTTGGCGGGCGTTTCCAGCGGAGTTCCGGCATTGCTGGAAGCCTTCAAGTTGAGCTCGCGGGCGGCACACGTCGGATTTGAGTGGCCAAAAATCGAAGGCCTGTTTGACAAGCTGCAGGAAGAGACAAGCGAACTTCGGGAAGAGCTGGGTCATTTTCCGGCACCCGGGCCGCGGCCTCCCCAACGAGGAGTGGCCGGGGGTAGCGGGGAGAGAATCCCCGAGGACCTGCGGGCCAAGCTTGAGGATGAAGTTGGGGATTTGCTGTTCGTCGTAGTGAACATTGCACGCTATTTATCGCTGGATCCGGAATCGGCTTTGCGCAAAACCAACCGCAAATTCCGCCGCCGCTTTCAATGGATGGAACATCGCCTGCAGGATCAGGGGCGAAAACCGGCGGAGTCGAACCTGGAGGAAATGGAATCGCTGTGGCAGGCGTCCAAGAAACAGGAGTCGAAGTGAGCATCGCATCGCCGGGAAGGGAAATGGAAGCAGCCAAAAAGAGCCAGGAGATCGCTATCCGGCGCTGCGACAGCCTGGAGGAATTCGAAGCCTGCGTGCAACTGCAGAGAGAAGTCTGGAACTTTTCCGATATCGACCTGGTTCCGGCCCGTCTGTTCGTGGTGGCCAACGGCATCGGAGGACAAGTCATTGGGGCGTTCGATGGCAATCAGATGGTGGGTTTTGCCATGGCAATTCCGGGCAGCCGGAAGGGGCATTCCTATCTGCACTCGCACATGCTGGCGGTAAAAGAGAGCTATCGCAATCTGGGATTGGGCCGCCGGCTGAAGCTGTTCCAGCGTGAGGATGCCCTGTTTCAGGGATTTGAACTGATCGAATGGACCTTCGATCCGCTGGAAATCAAGAATTCCTTTCTCAACCTGGAGAAGCTGGGCGCGATCGCGCGGCGCTACTACGTGAATCATTATGGAATCACCAGTTCCGCGCTGCAGGGTGGGATGCCGACCGACCGCCTGATCGCGGAGTGGTGGCTGAAATCGAAACGTGTTTTGAACCTTTTGGATGGTGGCGCGAGGCCGGCGTTCACAGTGGAGGCACGCATCGATGTTCCCGCAGAAATTTATCGGTGGAGAGTATCGGAACAGGATCGCGTGAAAGCAGTGGAAATTCAGAGGCGCAATCGCGATTGCTTTCTCAAGGCGTTTGCTGCCGGCCAGGCAGCACTGGGATATGAACGCGATGCCAAAGGGAACGGCACGTTTCTGGTGGGAAAATGGGATGAAGAGTGGTCCTATGGGGAATTCTAAACCGGTAAGTGGTAATCGCGTAATCTGACGAATCATCATGAGAGTTGAAGCCATCACCCTGCGGGAGATTCGCATGCCGCTGGTCCATTTTTTTGAGACTAGCTTCGGCAGGACCACGGACCGGCGCATCCTGCTGGTGGAGCTCCATTGTGAGGGCATTAGCGCCTGGGGCGAGTGCGTCGCTGGTGA
The sequence above is drawn from the Terriglobales bacterium genome and encodes:
- the mazG gene encoding nucleoside triphosphate pyrophosphohydrolase — protein: MASTGDRFEEAVSIMARLRAPGGCPWDREQTFDSIKPYTLEEAYEVLEAIDNRDWDELKGELGDLLLQVLFYAQMAAEEGRFSIDDVLDRLSDKLVSRHPHVFGDVKAETSADVLRNWEALKAEEKKKRLDAGGGKNAQAESKPDSVLAGVSSGVPALLEAFKLSSRAAHVGFEWPKIEGLFDKLQEETSELREELGHFPAPGPRPPQRGVAGGSGERIPEDLRAKLEDEVGDLLFVVVNIARYLSLDPESALRKTNRKFRRRFQWMEHRLQDQGRKPAESNLEEMESLWQASKKQESK
- a CDS encoding GNAT family N-acetyltransferase; the protein is MSIASPGREMEAAKKSQEIAIRRCDSLEEFEACVQLQREVWNFSDIDLVPARLFVVANGIGGQVIGAFDGNQMVGFAMAIPGSRKGHSYLHSHMLAVKESYRNLGLGRRLKLFQREDALFQGFELIEWTFDPLEIKNSFLNLEKLGAIARRYYVNHYGITSSALQGGMPTDRLIAEWWLKSKRVLNLLDGGARPAFTVEARIDVPAEIYRWRVSEQDRVKAVEIQRRNRDCFLKAFAAGQAALGYERDAKGNGTFLVGKWDEEWSYGEF